From the Vibrio alginolyticus NBRC 15630 = ATCC 17749 genome, one window contains:
- the slmA gene encoding nucleoid occlusion factor SlmA encodes MAGSKKSNRREEILQALAEMLESTDGASRITTAKLAKQVGVSEAALYRHFPSKARMFEGLIEFIEEALMTRINRILDDEKDTLERIRMVMHLILAFSERNPGLTRILSGHALMFENERLRERINQLFERIETQLRQILRERKIREGKSFPVEERILAAQILGQVEGSLNRFVRSDFKYQPTANFDEYWALLSAQIK; translated from the coding sequence ATGGCCGGCAGTAAAAAATCCAACCGTCGTGAAGAGATCTTACAAGCATTGGCAGAAATGCTTGAATCAACAGATGGCGCTTCACGCATTACTACGGCAAAACTGGCCAAGCAAGTCGGCGTTTCAGAAGCCGCGCTGTATCGTCATTTCCCAAGTAAAGCGCGCATGTTCGAAGGGTTGATTGAGTTCATTGAAGAAGCCTTGATGACACGTATCAACCGTATTCTAGACGACGAAAAAGATACACTAGAGCGTATTCGTATGGTGATGCACCTTATTTTGGCGTTCTCTGAACGTAACCCAGGTCTGACACGCATTTTGTCGGGTCATGCTCTAATGTTTGAAAATGAACGTCTACGTGAACGCATCAATCAACTCTTTGAGCGTATAGAAACACAATTGCGCCAAATCCTGCGTGAACGTAAGATTCGTGAAGGGAAGTCTTTCCCTGTCGAAGAGCGCATCCTAGCCGCGCAAATTCTGGGACAAGTTGAGGGGAGCCTAAACCGCTTTGTGCGTAGCGACTTTAAATACCAGC
- the coaBC gene encoding bifunctional phosphopantothenoylcysteine decarboxylase/phosphopantothenate--cysteine ligase CoaBC, with the protein MQTLAGKKILLGISGGIAAYKCAELTRRLIERGAQVQVVMTKAAKEFITPLTMQAVSGRPVSDSLLDPAAEASMGHIELAKWADLVLLAPATADLIARMSAGMGNDLLTTLVLATDSPVAVSPAMNQQMYRNIATQENIATLARRGMHIWGPAAGEQACGDVGPGRMLEPMQLVHLCEQFFQPKLLEGKSILITAGPTREAIDPVRYITNHSSGKMGYALASAAAQMGAKVTLVSGPVSLNTPVGVERINVSSAQEMHEAVMTHANQHDAFISCAAVADYRPQTIASQKLKKTEDNDEMVINMVKNPDIVASVAAMTEKRPFTVGFAAETNDVETYARGKLTKKNLDMICANDVSVAGQGFNSNDNAITLYWPEGELALALESKEALSFKILEKMHQLM; encoded by the coding sequence ATGCAAACACTAGCAGGAAAGAAAATTCTACTCGGCATCAGTGGCGGTATTGCCGCGTATAAATGTGCGGAGCTAACCCGTCGCCTCATAGAGAGAGGAGCGCAAGTTCAAGTTGTAATGACGAAAGCCGCAAAAGAGTTCATTACCCCTTTAACCATGCAAGCCGTTTCGGGCCGTCCTGTCTCGGACAGTTTACTAGACCCAGCAGCGGAAGCCTCTATGGGCCATATTGAATTGGCCAAATGGGCAGATTTAGTGCTATTAGCGCCAGCGACCGCGGACTTAATCGCGCGCATGTCCGCAGGCATGGGGAACGATTTACTTACCACGCTCGTGCTCGCGACGGATTCCCCTGTTGCTGTTTCTCCTGCGATGAATCAACAGATGTATCGCAATATCGCAACCCAAGAGAACATCGCTACGTTAGCGCGTCGTGGTATGCACATCTGGGGCCCTGCGGCAGGAGAGCAAGCCTGTGGTGATGTAGGACCAGGTCGAATGCTGGAACCAATGCAGCTAGTACATCTATGTGAACAGTTCTTTCAACCAAAATTGCTAGAAGGTAAGTCGATACTCATTACCGCCGGACCAACTCGCGAAGCGATTGATCCAGTGCGTTACATTACAAACCATAGCTCCGGGAAAATGGGCTATGCATTGGCGAGCGCCGCAGCGCAGATGGGAGCAAAAGTCACCCTCGTGAGCGGTCCTGTCAGTTTAAATACGCCCGTAGGTGTTGAGCGCATAAATGTTTCCAGTGCACAAGAGATGCACGAAGCCGTTATGACACATGCAAACCAGCATGATGCCTTTATTAGCTGCGCTGCCGTTGCCGACTACCGCCCACAAACGATCGCGTCTCAAAAGTTGAAAAAGACAGAAGACAACGACGAAATGGTCATTAATATGGTTAAAAATCCTGATATTGTTGCATCTGTGGCAGCAATGACGGAGAAGCGTCCGTTTACCGTCGGTTTTGCGGCTGAAACCAATGATGTAGAGACCTATGCTCGAGGCAAGTTAACAAAGAAAAACCTCGATATGATCTGTGCAAACGACGTTTCGGTTGCAGGGCAAGGATTTAACAGCAACGACAACGCAATTACCCTTTACTGGCCTGAAGGTGAACTTGCGCTCGCTTTAGAATCAAAAGAAGCATTGAGCTTTAAAATTCTCGAAAAAATGCATCAATTGATGTAA
- a CDS encoding methyl-accepting chemotaxis protein: MVLKSRNKLLLITLIPLLLITTLISVVYYINSSKSLEAELARDRQELIETKKKELQAYMMMGVTAIKPLYDADVNGSNKEAAKEILKAMRFESDGYFFAYDSQGVNTLHAIKPALEGKNLYDLKDENGVAVIAGLIDASQKGDGFLYFSWHKPTIDAQAPKLGYAEYLSKWDWVLGTGVYIDDIDQQVAMHRELKTQELKEHTLSAVLISVIGLIITSVLTSIVVSKGIQPLQHVAASLKDVAAGGGDLTARLKVESQDEVGEVAAAFNEFMDKLHPLMQDIHRSATTVQTVSQSLNTQTSQASGQMQDHCLETDKVVTAVTQMSMTAKEVASNTNATAQAIDDANSQVTAAQHEVEQAIEGITELVTEIDSTSDAISELSLQTEKITKVLDVIGEIAEQTNLLALNAAIEAARAGEQGRGFAVVADEVRSLASRTQNSTHEIGDMLKQLQNGVSRAVSTMSVSQKRGVKTAEESALIQQSLSGVHHSIGTIRDMGIQTASAAEEQSAVAEDINQNLVAIQQIVNNINETLQHAESISTQLSQSGTEIHGLVGNFKL, from the coding sequence ATGGTGTTGAAAAGTCGAAACAAATTGCTGCTGATAACCCTAATTCCGCTGTTGTTGATCACTACGTTGATCTCAGTGGTGTATTACATCAACAGCAGTAAAAGTTTGGAAGCGGAGCTAGCAAGAGACAGGCAAGAGCTCATCGAAACGAAAAAGAAAGAGTTACAAGCCTACATGATGATGGGCGTTACGGCGATAAAACCGTTATACGACGCGGATGTAAATGGAAGTAATAAAGAGGCAGCAAAAGAAATTCTGAAAGCCATGCGCTTTGAAAGCGATGGTTACTTTTTTGCCTACGACTCTCAAGGTGTGAATACGTTGCACGCCATCAAACCTGCATTAGAGGGTAAAAACCTTTACGACTTAAAAGATGAAAATGGGGTCGCAGTTATTGCGGGCTTGATTGACGCTTCTCAAAAAGGGGATGGGTTCCTCTATTTCTCGTGGCACAAACCGACCATTGACGCACAAGCGCCTAAGTTGGGCTATGCAGAATATCTATCGAAATGGGACTGGGTTTTAGGTACTGGCGTTTATATTGATGACATCGACCAGCAAGTTGCGATGCACAGAGAGTTAAAGACTCAAGAGCTAAAAGAGCATACGTTATCTGCCGTGTTGATTTCCGTTATTGGATTGATCATTACCAGTGTTCTCACCAGTATCGTGGTGTCTAAAGGCATTCAGCCATTACAACATGTCGCGGCTTCATTAAAAGATGTTGCCGCAGGCGGCGGTGACTTAACGGCTCGTTTAAAAGTCGAAAGTCAGGATGAAGTCGGTGAAGTGGCGGCCGCGTTTAATGAGTTTATGGATAAGCTGCACCCACTGATGCAGGACATTCATCGCTCTGCGACGACAGTACAGACCGTTTCTCAAAGCCTGAACACTCAGACCAGCCAAGCGAGCGGTCAAATGCAGGATCACTGTTTAGAGACGGACAAAGTCGTGACGGCAGTGACGCAAATGAGCATGACTGCCAAAGAAGTAGCCAGCAATACTAATGCGACCGCGCAGGCAATTGACGATGCCAACAGTCAAGTCACCGCCGCTCAGCATGAGGTCGAGCAAGCAATAGAAGGCATTACCGAACTCGTGACGGAGATAGACAGCACGTCAGATGCAATTTCTGAGTTGAGTTTACAGACCGAAAAAATAACCAAAGTGCTGGATGTGATTGGCGAGATAGCCGAGCAAACGAATTTGTTGGCCCTAAATGCGGCGATTGAAGCGGCTAGAGCCGGTGAGCAAGGTCGAGGGTTTGCCGTCGTTGCGGATGAAGTGCGCTCGTTAGCCAGTCGTACGCAAAATAGTACTCATGAAATTGGCGACATGCTCAAGCAGCTACAAAATGGTGTATCAAGAGCGGTCAGTACGATGTCGGTGAGCCAAAAACGAGGTGTCAAAACGGCGGAAGAATCTGCGCTCATTCAGCAATCTCTTTCTGGTGTTCATCATTCTATCGGAACAATTCGAGATATGGGTATTCAAACCGCGTCTGCCGCAGAAGAACAAAGCGCGGTTGCAGAAGACATCAACCAAAACTTAGTGGCTATTCAACAGATCGTGAACAACATTAATGAGACGTTGCAGCATGCCGAGTCAATCAGCACGCAGCTATCACAGTCTGGAACGGAAATTCACGGCTTGGTTGGCAACTTTAAACTCTGA
- the radC gene encoding RadC family protein produces the protein MILKALPNESMPREKLLQRGPQALTDAELLAIFLRTGTRGMNVIELADFLIQDFGSLRQLFSASEEEFCRHKGLGQAKYVQLQAVLEMTQRYLAETLKRGDALTSPDQTKLYLSSILRDRQREAFYILFLDNQHRVIKDEILFEGTLDAASVYPREVVKRALHHNAAALILAHNHPSGVAEPSQADRRITRRLIDALALVDIRILDHFVIGDGESVSFAERGWI, from the coding sequence ATGATACTGAAAGCTTTGCCAAATGAGTCCATGCCCAGAGAGAAGCTACTGCAACGAGGGCCGCAAGCTTTGACCGATGCCGAACTGCTGGCCATCTTCTTGCGCACAGGCACCCGCGGAATGAACGTGATTGAGCTTGCAGACTTCCTTATTCAAGACTTTGGTTCGCTCAGACAACTATTTTCAGCATCAGAAGAAGAGTTTTGTCGTCACAAAGGATTAGGGCAAGCCAAGTATGTTCAATTGCAAGCGGTACTAGAAATGACACAACGTTACTTGGCGGAGACGCTAAAGCGTGGTGATGCCTTAACCAGTCCCGACCAAACTAAGTTATATCTGTCTTCTATTTTAAGGGATCGGCAAAGAGAGGCTTTTTATATTCTTTTTCTCGATAACCAGCACCGAGTGATAAAAGATGAAATTTTATTTGAAGGAACGTTGGATGCAGCGTCGGTGTATCCGAGAGAAGTCGTCAAGCGTGCTCTGCATCATAACGCGGCGGCTTTGATTTTGGCGCACAATCATCCTTCAGGCGTCGCTGAGCCGAGCCAAGCTGACAGAAGGATTACAAGGCGTCTCATCGACGCATTAGCATTGGTGGATATTCGTATTTTGGACCATTTCGTCATCGGAGATGGGGAAAGTGTCTCTTTTGCTGAAAGAGGCTGGATATAA
- the rpmB gene encoding 50S ribosomal protein L28, which produces MSRVCQVTGKRPVTGNNRSHARNATKRRFLPNLQTHRFWVESEKRFVKLRLSAKGMRIIDKKGIDTVLADMRARGENV; this is translated from the coding sequence ATGTCACGAGTATGCCAAGTAACTGGTAAGCGTCCAGTAACGGGTAACAACCGTTCACACGCACGAAATGCTACTAAGCGTCGTTTTCTGCCGAACCTACAAACTCATCGTTTCTGGGTAGAGAGCGAAAAACGTTTTGTTAAACTACGTCTATCTGCTAAAGGTATGCGCATCATCGACAAGAAAGGTATTGATACTGTTCTTGCAGACATGCGTGCACGTGGCGAAAACGTTTAA
- the rpmG gene encoding 50S ribosomal protein L33, which translates to MAKKGVREKIRLVSSAGTGHFYTTDKNKRNMPGKFEIKKFDPVVRQHVMYKEAKIK; encoded by the coding sequence ATGGCAAAGAAAGGCGTTCGTGAGAAAATCCGTCTAGTATCTTCTGCAGGTACAGGCCACTTCTACACAACTGATAAGAACAAGCGTAACATGCCAGGCAAATTTGAGATCAAAAAGTTTGATCCAGTAGTTCGCCAGCACGTTATGTACAAAGAAGCAAAAATCAAATAA
- the mutM gene encoding bifunctional DNA-formamidopyrimidine glycosylase/DNA-(apurinic or apyrimidinic site) lyase, translated as MPELPEVEVSRMGISPHMVGQTILSFTFRTPKLRWDIPTELKKLEGQVIRAISRRAKYLLIETNTGTAIVHLGMSGSLRVLDADFPPAKHDHVDLKLSSGKILRYNDPRRFGAWLWCAPGESHAVLANMGPEPLTEEFNAEYVAEKAKNKRVAVKQFIMDNKVVVGVGNIYANESLFKSRIHPSRPAGKLTSQEWRLLVENIKMTLEIAITQGGTTLKDFAQADGKPGYFAQELLVYGKAGEPCPECGERLQELKIGQRNTFFCSECQK; from the coding sequence ATGCCTGAGTTGCCAGAAGTTGAAGTGAGCCGTATGGGGATTAGCCCCCACATGGTTGGACAAACGATCCTGTCGTTTACTTTTCGAACGCCTAAATTGCGCTGGGATATTCCTACAGAGCTTAAAAAATTGGAAGGGCAGGTGATCCGTGCGATTAGCCGTCGTGCGAAATACTTACTGATCGAGACAAACACAGGTACAGCCATTGTTCACTTGGGCATGTCTGGGTCTTTACGTGTCCTAGATGCTGACTTTCCGCCAGCAAAGCACGATCATGTGGATCTCAAACTAAGCAGTGGAAAAATACTGCGTTATAACGATCCGCGTCGTTTTGGGGCATGGCTGTGGTGTGCTCCTGGCGAGTCACATGCTGTGCTAGCAAACATGGGGCCTGAGCCTTTAACTGAAGAGTTCAATGCGGAATATGTAGCGGAGAAAGCTAAAAATAAGCGTGTCGCCGTCAAGCAGTTCATCATGGACAACAAAGTCGTGGTTGGTGTTGGGAACATCTACGCGAATGAGTCGTTGTTTAAATCTCGAATTCACCCTTCAAGGCCCGCAGGTAAGTTGACTTCTCAAGAGTGGAGGTTACTTGTTGAAAATATCAAAATGACACTTGAGATTGCCATTACGCAAGGTGGGACTACTCTGAAAGATTTTGCGCAAGCCGATGGAAAGCCGGGTTACTTTGCACAAGAGTTATTGGTTTACGGAAAAGCAGGAGAGCCATGCCCAGAGTGCGGCGAACGACTTCAAGAGCTAAAGATTGGCCAACGTAATACCTTCTTTTGTAGTGAGTGTCAGAAGTAA
- the coaD gene encoding pantetheine-phosphate adenylyltransferase — translation MKVIYPGTFDPVTNGHLNLIERTHEMFDEVVIGVAASPSKNTMFSLEERVALMQDVVAHLPGVTVKGFSGLLVDFARNEKAKVLIRGLRTTVDFEYEFGLTNMYRKLLPGIESVFLTPEEEFAFLSSTIVREVAIHGGSIEQFVPKPVAIAIGEKLNERQ, via the coding sequence ATGAAAGTCATTTATCCGGGCACTTTTGATCCAGTGACTAATGGTCACCTCAATCTAATTGAACGTACTCACGAAATGTTTGATGAGGTTGTGATTGGCGTAGCCGCAAGCCCATCGAAGAACACTATGTTTTCATTGGAAGAGCGCGTTGCACTGATGCAGGACGTTGTAGCGCATTTACCTGGTGTGACGGTAAAGGGGTTCTCCGGGTTATTAGTGGATTTCGCGAGAAATGAGAAAGCTAAGGTTCTTATTCGTGGTTTACGAACAACGGTAGACTTTGAATACGAGTTTGGACTGACCAACATGTACCGAAAGCTATTACCAGGAATCGAGAGCGTATTTTTAACTCCTGAAGAAGAGTTTGCGTTTTTATCGTCGACTATCGTGAGAGAAGTAGCGATTCATGGCGGAAGTATCGAACAATTCGTTCCCAAGCCAGTAGCCATCGCGATTGGGGAAAAACTCAATGAAAGACAGTAA
- a CDS encoding glycosyl transferase family 90, whose translation MKDSKFPYYFSNALSILIPRFVYRAQAKRLLSNLTEAELQRCLERVNYYNKCETPFSVDSREQSYSTIDTFKKTKGWTYFFDLRQVVRYFPSSFAFNYINGDVTHIPNVPSFIKSRPIFGNNQNSVVLKLNQVRHFKFIDDPVRYQDKKDMVAWRGVGFQPHRKKVIHAFYNHPQCNIGQTRPVEGKPWEKGFMSIEEQLQYKFLLCIEGNDVATNLKWAMSSNSLVIMSKPKYETWFMEGKLEAGVHYVEVKDDYSDLPEKMDYYLANEQEALAIIENAHQWVEQFKDKRKERLISLMVADKYFALSQQQ comes from the coding sequence ATGAAAGACAGTAAGTTCCCTTATTATTTCTCAAACGCTCTCTCGATACTTATCCCTCGCTTTGTATATCGAGCACAAGCCAAGCGTTTACTTTCGAATCTGACCGAGGCAGAGCTGCAACGCTGTCTTGAGCGGGTGAACTATTACAATAAGTGTGAAACGCCGTTTTCAGTCGATAGCCGAGAACAAAGTTACTCGACCATCGATACATTCAAAAAAACGAAAGGCTGGACGTATTTTTTCGATCTTCGCCAAGTTGTACGCTATTTCCCTTCCAGTTTTGCGTTTAACTACATCAACGGCGATGTTACACACATCCCCAATGTACCGAGCTTTATAAAAAGCCGCCCTATTTTTGGTAACAACCAAAATTCAGTGGTGTTGAAACTTAATCAAGTTCGTCATTTTAAATTTATTGACGATCCTGTTCGCTATCAAGATAAAAAGGACATGGTAGCGTGGCGCGGCGTGGGTTTTCAGCCGCATCGTAAAAAGGTGATTCATGCGTTTTACAACCATCCGCAATGCAATATTGGCCAGACCCGCCCGGTAGAAGGGAAACCATGGGAAAAGGGCTTTATGAGTATTGAAGAGCAACTGCAGTATAAGTTTTTGCTCTGTATAGAAGGCAATGATGTGGCCACCAACCTTAAGTGGGCTATGTCGTCTAACTCCTTGGTTATTATGTCAAAGCCAAAATATGAGACTTGGTTTATGGAAGGTAAGTTAGAGGCAGGCGTCCACTATGTTGAAGTGAAGGATGACTATTCGGATTTGCCCGAAAAGATGGATTATTACCTAGCGAATGAGCAAGAAGCATTAGCGATCATTGAAAATGCGCACCAGTGGGTTGAGCAGTTCAAAGATAAACGTAAAGAGCGTTTGATCTCATTGATGGTTGCCGATAAGTACTTCGCTTTATCTCAGCAACAATAA
- a CDS encoding glycosyltransferase family 2 protein, with protein MKTTLIITTYNWKEALKAVLESVKRQTVLPDEVIVADDGSREDTKAMVDQLRDGFPVPLIHSWHEDNGFQLSMSRNRAIAKASGDYLIMIDGDMVLSQTFIESHKQVAKPNWFVQGGRVLTDESCSKAIMENGLVPSIFSKGIRNRKNCITNALLSKWFSYERNNDKATRGCNMAFWRQDVIEVNGFNQDFVGWGREDSEFVHRMLNAGKSRLYLKFAGVGYHLYHVENSRASLGQNDEILENTIKNKLKRCENGVDQFLEA; from the coding sequence ATGAAAACGACTTTAATTATCACCACTTACAACTGGAAAGAAGCATTAAAAGCGGTGTTAGAAAGCGTGAAACGTCAAACCGTTTTGCCTGACGAAGTAATTGTTGCAGATGATGGCTCTCGAGAAGACACCAAAGCAATGGTTGACCAACTGCGTGACGGCTTTCCAGTACCACTTATTCATAGCTGGCACGAAGATAATGGCTTTCAACTTTCAATGAGCCGCAACCGCGCGATCGCCAAAGCATCAGGTGACTACCTCATCATGATTGATGGCGACATGGTGCTGTCCCAAACGTTTATTGAATCACATAAGCAAGTCGCAAAACCAAATTGGTTTGTGCAGGGCGGACGTGTGTTAACGGATGAAAGCTGCAGCAAGGCCATCATGGAAAACGGCTTAGTGCCTTCTATCTTCAGCAAAGGCATTCGCAATCGTAAAAACTGCATCACCAACGCTTTGCTATCGAAATGGTTCTCTTACGAGCGCAATAACGATAAAGCCACTCGCGGTTGCAACATGGCGTTTTGGCGACAAGATGTCATCGAGGTGAATGGCTTCAACCAAGATTTTGTTGGATGGGGACGCGAAGACAGCGAGTTTGTTCATCGCATGTTGAATGCGGGTAAGTCACGTCTTTACCTAAAATTCGCAGGTGTAGGCTACCACTTGTACCACGTAGAAAACTCTCGCGCGTCACTCGGACAAAATGACGAGATTTTAGAAAACACCATTAAAAACAAGCTTAAACGCTGTGAGAATGGTGTTGATCAATTTCTAGAAGCTTAA
- a CDS encoding glycosyltransferase family 2 protein: MSKPTLAVALIVKNEEKHLQACLDTVKDWVDEIVLLDSGSTDRTEEIARQYTDKFYTNLDWPGFGKQRQLAQQYVTADYVLWLDADEQVTPELKESILHAVSANKPNVLYKLNRLSSAFGKFIYHSGWSPDWIVRLYRTEYTQYNDSLVHEKVDEKNYQTEKLDGRLHHYTYEHLHHYINKTTGYLKAWTDEREGKKKAGLTTAIVHALASFLKMYVLKRGFLDGKHGFILAWLSMHSTFVKYIDLYLREQAKKS; encoded by the coding sequence TTGTCCAAACCAACCTTAGCCGTTGCCTTAATTGTAAAAAATGAAGAGAAGCACTTACAAGCTTGTCTAGACACAGTAAAAGATTGGGTCGATGAGATTGTCCTTCTAGACTCGGGCAGCACTGATCGCACTGAAGAAATCGCCCGACAATACACAGATAAGTTTTACACCAACCTAGATTGGCCAGGATTCGGTAAACAGCGCCAACTGGCGCAGCAATACGTTACGGCAGACTACGTTTTGTGGCTTGATGCGGACGAACAAGTCACTCCAGAGCTAAAAGAAAGTATCTTACACGCGGTATCAGCCAATAAGCCGAACGTTTTATACAAACTTAATCGACTAAGCTCAGCGTTTGGTAAGTTCATCTACCATTCTGGTTGGTCTCCAGACTGGATTGTGCGCTTATATCGCACCGAATATACACAATATAATGATTCGCTCGTTCATGAAAAAGTTGATGAGAAAAACTATCAAACTGAAAAACTGGATGGTCGACTGCATCACTACACTTACGAGCACCTTCATCATTACATCAATAAAACCACTGGCTACCTCAAGGCCTGGACGGATGAACGTGAAGGTAAAAAGAAAGCGGGTTTAACGACCGCTATCGTTCACGCTCTTGCTAGCTTTTTGAAGATGTATGTTCTCAAACGAGGCTTCCTTGATGGCAAGCATGGCTTCATTCTAGCTTGGCTAAGCATGCACTCTACTTTTGTAAAATATATCGATCTCTACTTACGTGAACAGGCAAAAAAATCATGA
- a CDS encoding glycosyltransferase family 9 protein: MFTSAPSSLCVLRLSAIGDVCNTIASIQAIQKHWPSTQITWITGKLEAQLLAAIDGVEVIVFDKKAGLDGYKSLWRQLKGREFDALLHMQYAIRASVATLGIKAKYKLGFSSDRSQDFQTLFTNVKVPSPQSLHVADGLMAFAHQIGVPKAGLDWVLSYSDHDQAWAESHISRSKPNLLIVPGASKAYKNWNAEGYVDVIHHARAKGWNVILAGSPAQVELDLAEAIQSRLEEPCLNLVGQSSILQMLALIDKVEMVIAPDTGPAHMANAMKTPIIGLYAHHNPLRVGPYRYLKYVVSVYEETIFAETGKNSHELSWRTRAKDETAMNRITSTQVMSMFDQVLEDLYPQYQ, from the coding sequence ATGTTCACTTCTGCCCCATCGTCACTATGCGTCTTGCGTTTGTCCGCTATCGGAGACGTTTGCAATACTATCGCCAGCATTCAAGCTATTCAGAAACACTGGCCTTCGACCCAGATTACTTGGATAACGGGTAAACTTGAAGCCCAGTTATTAGCCGCCATCGATGGTGTAGAAGTGATTGTTTTTGATAAAAAAGCGGGACTTGATGGCTACAAATCACTTTGGCGACAGCTGAAAGGCAGAGAGTTTGATGCGCTATTGCATATGCAGTACGCGATTCGAGCGAGTGTCGCAACGTTGGGCATTAAAGCAAAATACAAACTTGGTTTCTCTTCTGATAGAAGCCAGGACTTTCAAACACTATTTACCAATGTCAAAGTGCCTTCCCCGCAATCTCTGCATGTCGCAGATGGCTTAATGGCCTTTGCCCATCAAATTGGGGTACCAAAGGCAGGACTAGACTGGGTACTTTCTTATTCAGACCACGATCAAGCTTGGGCAGAGTCTCATATTTCTCGTAGTAAACCTAACCTGCTGATTGTGCCTGGTGCGAGCAAAGCTTATAAAAACTGGAACGCGGAAGGTTATGTGGATGTGATTCATCACGCCAGAGCAAAAGGCTGGAACGTGATTCTGGCAGGCAGCCCTGCTCAGGTAGAATTGGATCTGGCAGAGGCCATTCAATCTCGCTTGGAAGAACCGTGTCTAAATTTAGTTGGACAAAGTTCAATTCTGCAAATGCTTGCGTTAATAGATAAGGTTGAAATGGTCATCGCCCCCGATACCGGACCAGCACACATGGCGAATGCAATGAAAACACCAATCATCGGGCTCTATGCACACCATAATCCGCTGCGAGTGGGACCTTACCGTTATCTAAAATACGTTGTCTCAGTGTATGAAGAAACGATCTTTGCGGAAACAGGTAAAAACAGTCACGAGTTAAGCTGGCGAACTCGCGCTAAAGATGAAACGGCAATGAACCGCATTACCAGCACTCAAGTAATGAGCATGTTCGATCAAGTCTTAGAAGATTTGTATCCTCAATACCAGTAA
- a CDS encoding diacylglycerol kinase, with protein MSKTTPHQSQESGKPGNTGLKRIVKATGYSIQGLKAAFKHEAAIRQELALLSIAVILAWLVDVGMVERILMIGVVVLVLIVELVNSAIEAVVDRIGIERHELSGRAKDIGSAAVMVALAFAAFTWLYILASRYLG; from the coding sequence ATGTCAAAGACAACACCACATCAATCGCAAGAATCTGGCAAGCCGGGTAACACCGGGCTAAAGCGTATCGTTAAAGCGACGGGTTATTCGATCCAAGGATTAAAAGCGGCTTTTAAGCATGAAGCTGCAATTCGACAAGAGTTGGCTCTTTTGAGTATTGCTGTGATTTTGGCTTGGCTAGTGGATGTCGGCATGGTTGAGCGTATCTTAATGATCGGGGTCGTGGTATTAGTCTTGATTGTAGAGCTTGTAAACTCAGCGATTGAGGCGGTAGTGGATCGTATCGGTATTGAACGGCATGAACTCAGTGGTCGAGCTAAAGATATAGGCTCTGCTGCCGTTATGGTTGCTTTGGCGTTTGCTGCATTTACTTGGTTGTATATATTAGCCAGCCGGTATTTAGGCTAG